In Candidatus Bathyarchaeota archaeon, one DNA window encodes the following:
- a CDS encoding aldehyde ferredoxin oxidoreductase family protein, translated as MYGLNGRILRVNLSDESSKTDSFSEDYAKKFIGGKGFAIDLLYKELSPGIKPLGPENKLVFSTGPLNATGIPGDTRFVVAGKSPLTGIWGEGNCSGWFADSLKKSGYDALVVEGTSKKPVYIWINDDVVEVRPAEHLWGKWTLETEKLIKEEVGINASVVAEGPAAENLVAFSAVTHTAHRAAGRTGLGAVMGSKKLKAIAALGTGKVAVANPDKVQELRTNIVKETFVAEFTTVLREHGQAGFVMDLHNDGILPTRNFQSGVFDGAKAISGQTMTETILKRREACPRCPVACKRMVEVTEGPFAPVLPEYGGPEYENVAALGSLLGVDRLDAVCRMNMLCNAYSLDTISAGVCIAWAMECFEAGIITTEDTDGLELTFGNAKAAVKMVEKIALKEGFGAIFSEGLSKAAEKIGKGSERFAVEVKRLELPMHEPRGKKGLGLMYAVSNRGGCHMQSMHDPDLESPNMAPEIGISVPLHRLDTSRKKVIAMKKTSDWTAMINSTGICSNIYWFGSVYYRPLHQVEILNAVTGWGLSVDEYMNAGERINTYCRAFNAREGVTRNDDKLPHRLMEPLIGGPTHGQSISQEELDSMLDSYYEICGWDKVTGIPTKERLNKLGLGFINL; from the coding sequence TTGTACGGTCTAAATGGACGGATCCTCAGAGTTAACCTCAGCGACGAGAGTTCCAAGACGGACTCCTTCTCTGAGGACTATGCCAAGAAATTCATTGGGGGAAAAGGCTTTGCTATAGACCTTCTATATAAGGAGCTTTCCCCGGGAATCAAACCCCTAGGCCCAGAAAATAAGCTCGTCTTTTCCACGGGTCCTCTGAACGCCACAGGAATCCCAGGGGACACCCGGTTTGTCGTCGCAGGAAAATCCCCTCTTACGGGGATCTGGGGGGAAGGGAACTGCTCTGGATGGTTCGCCGACAGCCTCAAGAAATCCGGGTATGATGCCCTCGTGGTTGAGGGAACTAGCAAAAAGCCGGTTTACATATGGATAAACGATGATGTTGTCGAGGTGAGACCTGCGGAGCACCTCTGGGGGAAGTGGACTCTCGAGACTGAGAAGTTGATAAAGGAAGAGGTAGGTATAAACGCAAGTGTTGTGGCGGAGGGCCCTGCTGCTGAGAACCTGGTTGCCTTCTCGGCGGTGACCCACACTGCCCATAGGGCTGCCGGCAGGACAGGGTTAGGGGCGGTAATGGGCTCTAAGAAGCTGAAGGCGATAGCCGCTTTAGGCACTGGAAAGGTCGCCGTCGCGAATCCAGATAAGGTCCAGGAGCTGAGGACCAACATTGTTAAAGAAACCTTCGTGGCCGAGTTCACCACGGTACTTCGGGAACACGGTCAGGCGGGTTTCGTCATGGATCTCCATAACGACGGGATACTCCCCACCCGGAACTTCCAGAGCGGCGTTTTCGATGGCGCCAAGGCTATCTCGGGACAGACCATGACGGAGACTATTCTTAAAAGAAGGGAGGCCTGCCCAAGGTGCCCGGTGGCCTGTAAGAGGATGGTCGAGGTTACCGAGGGGCCCTTTGCCCCCGTCTTACCAGAGTACGGTGGTCCCGAATATGAGAACGTGGCTGCACTGGGGTCTCTGCTGGGCGTGGACCGTCTGGACGCAGTTTGTAGGATGAATATGCTCTGCAATGCCTATAGTCTGGACACCATCTCCGCTGGAGTGTGCATCGCCTGGGCCATGGAGTGCTTTGAGGCTGGCATCATCACTACAGAAGACACCGACGGTCTGGAGCTTACCTTTGGAAACGCCAAGGCCGCTGTCAAGATGGTGGAGAAGATCGCTCTCAAGGAAGGTTTCGGTGCAATCTTCAGCGAGGGGCTTTCTAAAGCCGCAGAGAAGATCGGAAAGGGATCAGAGAGATTTGCCGTGGAGGTAAAGCGTCTTGAGCTACCTATGCACGAGCCCCGTGGCAAGAAAGGCCTCGGGCTGATGTATGCCGTCTCCAACAGGGGGGGTTGCCACATGCAGAGCATGCACGACCCGGACCTAGAGTCCCCGAACATGGCCCCCGAGATCGGTATTAGCGTGCCCCTCCACCGTCTAGACACGTCGAGGAAGAAGGTGATCGCTATGAAGAAAACCTCCGACTGGACTGCCATGATCAACTCCACGGGGATCTGCTCAAACATCTACTGGTTCGGCTCTGTCTATTACAGGCCCCTCCACCAGGTGGAAATCCTCAACGCGGTGACGGGCTGGGGTCTTTCCGTGGACGAGTACATGAATGCTGGCGAGCGCATTAACACCTACTGTAGGGCCTTCAACGCAAGGGAGGGGGTCACTCGGAATGACGACAAGCTCCCCCACAGACTCATGGAGCCCTTGATTGGGGGACCTACGCATGGGCAATCCATATCCCAAGAAGAATTAGACTCGATGCTTGACTCCTACTACGAGATCTGTGGCTGGGACAAGGTGACGGGGATCCCAACGAAGGAGAGGCTCAACAAGCTAGGCCTCGGCTTCATCAACCTGTAA